In the genome of Arvicola amphibius chromosome 2, mArvAmp1.2, whole genome shotgun sequence, the window TGATGTGTTCAGCACTGTGCCTTGTGCACAGTAGCTGATGGGCTCATGCCAACTTGCTTTCTCCAGACTGCCCTTGGTGCTTGAGACCTCCCAGAGGCCCGCGACTTTCTTTTGCCCTCAGCCACTTCTTATTCCTGTGGCTGGGCTTTGCCCATGTTACTCATGGTGACAGAGCTGTCAGTCTCTTTGGAACCAAAGTGTCTGTGGTCTCTTCATTCCCTTACCACTACTACCCTGGAGTGCTCACAGTTGTTTGGGGACCAGAGGAAGAGCCCACTCTTCTGTTGTCCCCACTGCCTAGAGCTTCCTCTCATCAAACTGAGCTGGCATTTTCTAAAGTGAGCCTGGGCCGCTTGCATCAGAGTAACCCCTGCTTGTTTGAAGTGTCCCGAATTTACCGAGTTAGTCACTGGGCCTGAGGACACTTTCCCTGTCTTCAAGTCCCCAAGCAATTCCCATGTGGTCTTTAGTTGGGAATTGTCCCAGACTAGCATACCCAGTGGCATTTGGAAAAAACACAGGTTCCCCGACTGCTCCATTGTGGACAACTTGAGTAAAATCGGGGTTTGTTGCAAAGCAAATGCCACCTCTTGGGAAGTCTCAGGACAGCCACCTTGTCACCAGGTTACCGCAGTGACCCCCAGTGTCCCCAGGTTACCGCAGTGACCCCCAGTGTCCCCTAGAGAGGCCTTTCTGCTCTTGTTGTACCATACAGTCTCTCTGGCAGTTCCTCAGTGTGGGCTTCCTACTCCAGCACTTCCTGTCCCATTTTTTGTAAGTCAGGTGCTTCCCTGTGGTGACATTTGGTGGATGCTCAGTCCTGCGTGTTGCTGCTCTGTTTTGTCCCATGCTCTGCCTGTgactgcttctgcttctgggcGTGTGTCTCTGACAGCTGGTCTTCTCCCTGTCGCCCTGCAGGGGGCGTCCTCTACACTGCCACTGTGAAAAACTTCCTGGGCACAGAGCCAATAATCTCCCGAGCCGTGGGTCGTGCTGAGGATTGGATTCGAACAGAGACCTTATCATCCTGGCTTAATGGTGGGGAGAGGGACAGGGCCGCCTGCGGCACAGGTGGTGGGGGGAGGCTGGGTGGCCCCAGGCTCTGTCTGTGAAGATCTGAGGTCATTGGTTTCTTCAGCCCCAGCCTTTGTCGCTGCTATGGTCCTGAGCCCGGCTGAGTGGGGGGATGAAGATGGAGATGAtgaaatcttttcttcttcacggagacctcccgagtgctgaactCATATGAGCGCATCAAGGTCCCGCGGGTGGCCCGAGTGTGTGCGGTGAGATCTCTGTCCTGGCTGTCTGTCATCTGCTGGCGTTtgtccttctgtcttctctctgggtcTTCCTTGCCTGTCTCCTCTGCTCTGTTCTCTACCTAGGCTTCTTTCATAGGAACTTGAGGAATGTGATGGAGAGGGCCCCGTTTCCACCCTCACACTCACCCTTGTGACACACTGTCTATACAGGAGGTTGGTTTACATTAGAAGTTCAAGGCAGGAGCTAATGTCGGTCCCAGGTTCAAGTCCTGCCCCaccacttcctgcctctgtggtCTAGTTTATTCTTTAGCACCTTTGAAACACATATATAGAATTTACATAATAACTGATGTCAGCCTGTAGGTGTTTGCGGAGTACGTGAGGTCACGGCTCTTTGTCAGTACTCATCGGCCATTGTCTCTGTCGTTGCTATCACagtcctgtctgcctctgcatctcattACCCCCGGCTTCTCAGGCTATATGTCTGCTCTTCCATCTCCGTATGTCTGTCTTCTCATCTGTCCATGTGCACTGTGAAGTCAGGGAGGAAACTAGACACACGTTTTGCCTAATTGATCTTCTGAAGAGTGTTCCTCATGTTCTTGTCACCCAGGGGGACCTAGGGGGCCGGAAGACCCTTCAACAGAGATGGACAACATTTCTAAAGGCCGACCTGCTGTGTCCAGGGCCTGAGCATGGCCAGGCCTCCGGGGTCCTGCAGGATATGACAGAGCTCCGACCTCAGCCTGGAGCGGGGACTCCCGTCTTCTATGGCATCTTTTCCTCTCAGTGGTGAGGGGGATCCTGGTGTGGGGAAGAATGACGGGGCGGGAGGTCTGCGGAGTTGGTGTGGTCACTGCCGGCGGACTCTCTTTCCCTCAGCTGCATGGCTCCCGTGTGTTTCTCGGGGATGACCTCATTTGATAAGGCATGAGTTGCTGTCACCTAGCCCTCTCCAGATACCTGGCTCCAATCTGTGACTCCTCCAGGGAAGGAGCTGCCATCTCTGCTGTGTGTGCCTTCCGACCCCAGGATATTCGGGCAGTGTTGAACGGTCCCTTTAGAGAGCTAAAACATGACTGCAACAGGGGACTGCCTGTCATGGACAACGAGGTGCCCCAGCCCAGACCTGGAGAGGTGAGAGGGTGGGCAGGTCTGCATCTCAGGCCTGATTTTTGCCATCACAAAGGACAAGCGTCGTGCTTAACGTCCCTGACACTTCCTGTTCCCTGAGACACACTGTCACCCAGACCTGTCTCTTTTAGTGTATCACCAACAACATGAAACTCCAGCAGTTTGGGTCCTCACTCTCCCTGCCTGACCGAGTGCTCACCTTCATCAGAGACCACCCGCTCATGGACAGGCCTGTGTTCCCAGCTGATGGCCGCCCCCTGCTGGTCACTACAGATACAGCCTATCTCAGAGTTGTGGCCCACAGGGTGACCAGCCTCTCAGGGAAAGAATATGATGTGCTCTACCTGGGGACAGGTATATCTGAACATCAAACAAGTTCTCTGCATAGTGCATACTGTCACTACAGAGAGGTCCCCTGTGATGCACTGGAATCAGAGCCGCAGGCACCGTGCCAACCATGCCATTTTCTTGCCCTTTGCCTGCCTTCTAGAGGACGGACACATCCACCGGGCTGTGCGCATCggagctcagctcagtgtccTGGAAGATCTGGCCTTGTTCCCGGAGCCACAGCCGGTTGAGAGCATGAAACTGTACCATGTGAGTTGTGGATCAGAGGAGccggggtggtgggggggggagaagggggagaagaaccGAGTCTGTGGCCAGTTCATGGTCCGGCCTGGAAGATGTAGCGCGTTTTTCTTTCCTGGCTCCATTTTTGTAGGGTTGGCTCCTGGTGGGCTCCCCTACCGAGGTAACACAAGTGAACACCAGCAACTGCGGCCGTCTCCAGAGCTGCTCCGAGTGTATCCTGGCCCAGGaccctgtgtgtgcctggagCTTCCGGCTTGATGCTTGTGTGGCCCATGCAGGGGAGCACCGTGGGTGAGTGAGGCTGCTTTGCTTTGGTCTCTGCCTGCCCTCCGTGGCTCCACCCCTCCCATATGCCTGTCTCATCTGCTAATgccaccctgtgtgtgtgcctacttCTTGTTTAGTGTCTGCATCACTTGCCCGTCCATCTGCCAGCCCATATTAGCTCATCCGTCCTTCCGTCCGTCCGTTCGTCCGTCTGTCTGGTGCTGCCTAATTAATGCTAGGCCTGCCCTGATAGTGGGACTGAGTCCATGTCAGCTGGTGACGACATCTCTCGGTTTTCAGCCTGCTAGCTGCTCTCACAGAGCCTGCCCTTGCCCTTCCTCTCCTAGCTGGGGTTTCTCCCTCTTGCCTTCTTTGGTCTCCTCACACCCTATCGATTGCTGTCTCCTCCTCCAGCCGCTGAACACCGATATTCCTCAGGGTTTAGTCCTAGATTCTTCTTTTACACTGCGCTGAGGTGATTTTGTTCCTGTGATTGTCACAGACATGTCGGAAGCAGAGCTGCAGGCTCCACCAATCAGCTCCCACGTCAGGACACGGAGCCTTCTTGTCAGTTATGAGTGCTCGGCCTCAGCTTATGCTCGCCCCTCCAGCTcctataacttaacctgtttctcttcatctatgttttgcctcagagtttttatcctttctttctttctgaatgtcctacttttcctgcttcccatgtctgtctttctggtggCCACCTGGCCTCTGGCTCCAGACatgttcctctctttctccctttttctctcctcctttttctttcttgaactagatttctcctcctacttattttcACTACTCACCCTTCTCCTGCCAAGCCactggccgttcagctttttattagaccaatcaggtgccgtAGGCAGGCAAGGTTAATCAAaaaacacatccttacatcattaaacaaatgaaacacatctttacacagttaaagcatccacagcataaacaaatatgatATATCtctacacagttaaaataatatcccaTAGCCCCGCAGAACTCCCCTGTGAACCTATGCTTCGTACTCCCCCACAGAGCTTCATAAGCAGCTCAGACACAGCCATTCTTAGGCATGCACTCtggtttcctctttccctcttgtGCACATCTCAGTAGGAGGACTGCCATCCCTTCAGGTGCTCGCAGCAAATGCTGTGCACATTGGACTGCGACTGATATCGACTCCGGTTCCAGGGTGAATCATGGCTCTACTGGCTTCCTCCACCTCCACTGCCACCAAGCTTGTGTCACTTCTTTATGTGTCCATATGATGCATTGTGATggaaatgtgtacatgtgtgtttgtgtatgaagtgtgtgtgatgtgtatttgtatatggtgtgagtatgtatgtatgtgtgtatatatatgagtaCCAGCAAGTCTATGTTATTTCCacaacacgtgtgtgtgtgggtcaTAGGACAACCTCCcagttctgtctcctcctcctcagtcAGCAGGGGAGCACTTTATTCATTGAGCCGTTCCCCCACCTGGTCACTTCTCAGTgagctgcttctctgcctcctcattgACTTCTCTTGCTCATTTTGTCTCTACCACCCTTTTGCCTCTCAGCAGTGACCTTCAAATATGCCATATGAAAATAAATCCCTGACTCCTCACTCACCCTGAGTATTTAAGGTCAGCAGTGACCTTCAAATATGCCATATGGAAATAAATCCCTGACATCTCGCTCACCCTGGGTATTTCAGGCTGGCTTTCTATCTCATAAAGACAATCCTAAAAATATTTCATCCTTGGGGATTTTAAGCATATTCAACAGTAGAGAGACTGCTATGATGAATTTCCGTGTACCTACCCCTCCCACCATTGTTGCCTGGCCAAACCTGTGTTTTTAATAACTTCACTCTCAGTTGTTTTGAAGCAAATCTTAGATATCATATTACTTTATCCATGAAACCTTGAGTATCTCTAGCATCCAAGGGCACTTTCAAAGGGGTTTGGTGGgtgttggagggatggctcagcagttaagagcatggttcagttctcagcacctacatgatggcccACAGTTCCGGGgcttctgtgccctcttctggcctgtcaGGGCATAGCACACATGTAGGGCATTTTGAGGGGGAAAAAACGTATATGCTGCCTGATGActcctgagattgtcctctgatttccctgTGTacgtacacatgtgcatgttcatttgtgtgcacacaaacacatgcatatacacatgcaaaataaatagcCATGTTACATAATGATACATAATACTACTCTAGCCATACCCAATCATTAATTTCTTAGTGTTATCAAATATCCTGTAATATTTCAAATTTCTCATTTGCATATACTTAAAACAGCCTGTATAAGTCAAGATTCAAATAAGACCATCAATAGGTCTTATTTATCTAATAGGCTTATAGGTTTTATAAGtgtctttcaattaaaaaaaaaattgagtactACAGTCCACTCTATATAATCAGGCTAGAACTCATTCTGTGTAACCtgaactggcctcaaattcatagtgatctctcctgcctcatcctcccacacACTGAGATTATAGTCATCATGATTCATACCTGATTCAAACCTAGGGtctgcacatgctaggcaggcattCTCCCCAAGCTAAACTCTCAGCTGTTAATCTTTAATATCGATTCCCTcaacagaataatttttttgGCCAGCTGTTTGCAGAATCCTTTTTCAAAGTAACCCTGAGATTTTCTGTTCTGAAGCCCTGTGGTGCACCACCAGCCTGGCCCCACGCCCAGTCTTTTACCTGGGGTTTAAGCTTAAGTCCTCATTGCACAACCAGCACACCCACTGGCTGAGTCACCTCCCTGGACCACTCAGGTTTAAATATAGAAATCTTGAAGTTAGGACAGCCAGTCTCGCTTCTTAGGACACTTCTCTTCCTCTTCGGGCCAACCTACCAAGCATCTTTCCAACAGATTGTTTGCAGGAATGTATATAGAACTGGACAGGGCAAACGCCTCAAGGAACGTAAGGGGAATTAAGGAAAGATTTGGTGGCGGGGAGAATGCTGACTGACTCCAGGCGTGACTTATCAGATGGGGGGCTGTGTAGTGAGTAAGGAGTACCGTGGTACCATGAGGCTCTGAGGAGGATGCAGGCACACGTGAACTTCAGAGTCACCATATGTTCTCTTCTTCGTAGGATGGTCCAAGACATAGAGTCAGCGGATGTCTCGTCTTTGTGTCCAAAAGAGCCTGGAGGTTTGTATGGCTCAAGGAAATGTGGGTGGGATACACAGAAAGGGGCGAGGAAGTTGTTCACTTTTGACTTAATCGAAAAACTTGGACCCATGAAGACATGACATTCAGGGATTCAGGGCCGTCCCCTCTTTGGGAAATCCTTTTTGGCAATGTCCCTACAACTCCATCTCGTATCTGACATCTTTCCATATGCCCCCTCATCTTAGTAACCTCATGTCTGTTGTGCCTGTGCCTTCTCTCCGCAGAACACCCGGTAGTGTTTGAAGTTCCAGTGGCTACCAAGGGACATGTGGTCCTGCCATGTTCCCCCAGCTCTGCCTGGGCATCATGTGTCTGGCACCAGCCCAGTGGAGTAACTGCACTCACCCCGCGAAGGGATGGGCTAGAGGTGGTGGTGACCCCAGGGGCCATGGGTGGGTGCTTATGCCTGTGAGTGTCAGGAGGGTGGAGCGGCCCGTGTGGTGGCTGCTTACAGCTTGGTGTGGGGCAGCCAGCAGGGGCCCTCAAACCGGGCCCACACTGTGGTAGGGGCTGGACTGGTTGGCTTTCTCCTGGGGGTTCTTGTGGCGTCCCTCACTCTCCTTCTGATTGGTCGCCGTCAACAGCGTCGGCGTCAGAGGGAACTTCTGGCTAGAGACAAAGTGGGCTTAGACCTGGGGGCCCCAGCTTCCGGAACCACAAGCTACAGCCaagaccctccctccccttctcctgaaGATGAGCGGCTGCCCCTGGCCCTGGCCAAGAGGGGCAGTGGTTTTGGTGGCTTCCCTCCACCCTTCCTGCTTGATTCTTGCTCGAGCCCTGCCCACATCCGGCTCACCGGGGCTCCTCTAGCCACGTGTGATGAGACATCCATCTAGGGCCAGGAAAATGACTGCTAGCCCATGAGCAGTCACCAGAACTAGCAGCTACCAAGACCAGGGTTACTGGACCTGGGAGAGAGGCAATGGCTGCTCAGTTGTCTGGGAGTCTGTGTGATCACCTGGACATCAGTGTCTGTCCTCTAGACTCGGGCGAACTGAGGGCCAGACCTTGCCTGAGTCCTGAGAGACCGATCCCTGTGACCTTCTGCCATGGCCTTCTATCTTGGGCCCATCAGTTGGGGATGGAGCAAGGATCTATCTCAGACTTGCTTTCTGGTGGTCCCCAGACAGAAGGAAGCACCACAGAGGTAGCTGGGGCTGGTGTGCACTGCGTCCTTGTGGTGGCTGTATGATTTTCCAGATTGCTGACTCTGGGGAGTGCATGATCCCTTGACCGCCTTGAAGTCTCTCCCATCTCAGTTTCCCTTTGTTCCCGGAagagtgtgtgtctgtacactgGTGTGCCTAGAAgacctgtctgtgtgtgcatgaatggCAGGGCCGGTGCCTAGGTGCTTTGGGGGGTAAGAGGGGAAGGTTGGAATGGAGGACACTGCCCATACAATTTTACCCTCTGTAGCCAGTGAGGGAAACCACACCCCCTATCACCCCACAGAGCTTCTCTAACTTCGAGCAAAGTTCCCAAAGTGACCTTCTGGGTGGGAAGGGCAGCAGGAAATGTGGCCCCCATCCCTCTCCTTGTCTTTACCCTCTGGCTGCCACCACTGCCATTGCCACTGCTGCGCTTTCCCTGGCTAGAGTGGAGGCTGAGCCCTCTTTCCCTGGCTCCCATTTAAAATTAACTTCACGACATTCTAAGGATTGGGGGGATGACGAAGGAAATGTGTGTCGGGATACACACAGGTTAAAGGTAGATTTGGCAGCGGCTTTCGCCCTTGCTCTAAGATAGGAGTCCCCCGGCTGGGGCCCACGGACTCCAGAAATGATATGCAAAGTGTTtgtccatgtgtgtctgttttttgGAGGATTATGGCTTTCATCAGAGCTTAAGGCCTTAATGATGTTAAAAGACCAGTGCTCATAGTCGCCACGTGGGCTGCATGCTGGAGGTGCTGATCCGTGGTAGCTCCTCCCTGCCCTGCTGCCTGTGGCCAGTCCCTGGACACGTTGCTGC includes:
- the Sema4f gene encoding LOW QUALITY PROTEIN: semaphorin-4F (The sequence of the model RefSeq protein was modified relative to this genomic sequence to represent the inferred CDS: inserted 1 base in 1 codon; deleted 2 bases in 2 codons); the protein is MLAGAERPHPGPRPPPISPPPSLLLLLLAMLSAPVWGRVPRSVPRTSLPISEADSYLTRFAAPRTYNYSALLVDPASHTLYVGARDSVFALTLPFSGERPRRIDWMVPEAHRQNCRKKGKKEDECHNFIQILAIANASHLLTCGTFAFDPKCGVIVIFQQVEDFESGRGKCPFEPAQRSSAVMAGGVLYTATVKNFLGTEPIISRAVGRAEDWIRTETLSSWLNAPAFVAAMVLSPAEWGDEDGDDEIXFFFTETSRVLNSYERIKVPRVARVCAGDLGGRKTLQQRWTTFLKADLLCPGPEHGQASGVLQDMTELRPQPGAGTPVFYGIFSSQWEGAAISAVCAFRPQDIRAVLNGPFRELKHDCNRGLPVMDNEVPQPRPGECITNNMKLQQFGSSLSLPDRVLTFIRDHPLMDRPVFPADGRPLLVTTDTAYLRVVAHRVTSLSGKEYDVLYLGTEDGHIHRAVRIGAQLSVLEDLALFPEPQPVESMKLYHGWLLVGSPTEVTQVNTSNCGRLQSCSECILAQDPVCAWSFRLDACVAHAGEHRGMVQDIESADVSSLCPKEPGEHPVVFEVPVATKGHVVLPCSPSSAWASCVWHQPSGVTALTPRRDGLEVVVTPGAMVGAYACECQEGGAARVVAAYSLVWGSQQGPSNRAHTVVGAGLVGFLLGVLVASLTLLLIGRRQQRRRQRELLARDKVGLDLGAPASGTTSYSQDPPSPSPEDERLPLALAKRGSGFGGFPPPFLLDSCSSPAHIRLTGAPLATCDETSI